One window of the Microbulbifer sp. Q7 genome contains the following:
- the tssE gene encoding type VI secretion system baseplate subunit TssE: MAQLTGEKRLLAPLLDRLMDSSVNVDIHRPHQVLRQLREGVRRDLEFLFNTRYRCLSAPEGHEHLDDSNINYGLPDLSTVNLTSGDSRRKFCRDIERTILRYEPRISSVKVSAQENIDVEDPSIRFRVEAVLYVNPASEIIVFDSALNPVTQLVDVSEVR, encoded by the coding sequence ATGGCCCAATTGACCGGTGAGAAGCGACTGCTAGCACCGCTTCTGGATCGTCTGATGGATTCCTCTGTTAACGTGGACATCCACCGTCCCCACCAAGTATTGCGCCAGTTGCGCGAGGGTGTGCGACGGGATCTCGAGTTCCTGTTCAATACCCGCTACCGATGCCTTTCCGCCCCGGAAGGACACGAGCACCTAGACGATTCAAACATCAACTACGGCCTGCCAGATTTATCCACAGTAAACCTCACGTCCGGAGATAGCCGCCGAAAATTTTGCCGGGATATTGAGCGTACTATCCTTCGCTACGAGCCGAGGATTAGCTCCGTGAAGGTGAGTGCCCAGGAAAACATCGACGTCGAGGATCCTAGTATCCGGTTTCGGGTAGAAGCCGTTCTATATGTGAACCCGGCATCAGAAATCATCGTGTTTGATTCCGCATTGAATCCCGTCACGCAACTGGTCGACGTGTCAGAGGTGCGATAA
- a CDS encoding type VI secretion system Vgr family protein translates to MSSINQDKRMIRTNCSIGKDTFIATALHGEEHISKPYRYQLKLLSTNHGIEQADVVGKPFTVSIHYAEKERYIDGYVTHFSMHDVNAEGMRQYIAVIQPGLWFTNLGGKNRIFEQKSAKDIIKEVLGEYSSVIKFSDKLTSEYIAREHCTQFNETDFQFIHRLMAQEGISYYFVQKSGAHELVICDDHKDYYDCISEKVDYDGGGSNPRKNSVSSWHRDFNYHRGGYELKDYNEFAPGKNNLQSVKTASKLNGVGDFIQNIYGINHFKASGESEHVFQDSYHKELAKRAIEAEESRFDIGHGTSDCPALAAGGWFQLDHTIKSEKGKYLLTSVRISATDSNSDDTHFKNTFTCIPDKVTPRPDPFTSTKQIHAPQVAEVLSVKATESAGSNDPYTQVKVRFPWNSKQNSCWIRVMQSFSGNNWGANFVPRVGQEVVITYINGDMERPVVTGAVYNGDNTGPGYTATQSGWKTQYDSSKFNELRFEDKKGSEEIYMEAGKDHNFLVHNDQSGKIDNNQTLEVKKNRTITIAEGDESITLSKGNQTTKIKGDHSITLDSGNQELKVKSGTQTIDVMGAIKISSKTSIDLKVGSNTISIKPSGIEIKGVMLSCKGDATAEVKAGAMLTLNGGITKIN, encoded by the coding sequence ATGTCTTCTATCAATCAAGACAAGCGCATGATTCGGACGAACTGTTCGATCGGCAAAGATACTTTTATCGCCACGGCACTGCATGGCGAAGAGCACATATCCAAGCCTTACCGCTACCAGCTCAAACTACTCTCCACGAATCACGGTATCGAGCAGGCAGATGTCGTGGGAAAACCATTCACAGTAAGCATCCACTACGCAGAGAAAGAACGGTATATTGATGGGTATGTCACGCACTTCTCGATGCATGACGTAAACGCAGAAGGCATGCGACAGTATATAGCCGTAATACAGCCGGGACTCTGGTTCACCAATCTCGGCGGCAAAAACCGCATTTTCGAGCAAAAGTCAGCGAAAGACATTATTAAAGAAGTACTCGGTGAGTACAGCAGTGTTATAAAGTTCAGCGACAAGTTGACGTCTGAGTACATCGCCCGCGAGCATTGCACCCAGTTTAATGAAACAGACTTTCAGTTCATTCACCGGCTGATGGCGCAGGAGGGGATATCATACTATTTCGTACAGAAGAGTGGTGCCCACGAATTGGTTATCTGCGATGACCATAAGGACTATTACGACTGCATCTCCGAAAAAGTCGATTACGATGGTGGAGGCAGCAATCCGCGCAAGAATTCAGTAAGCAGCTGGCACAGGGACTTCAACTATCACCGCGGCGGCTATGAATTGAAGGACTACAATGAGTTCGCTCCTGGGAAGAACAATCTGCAGTCCGTCAAAACAGCTAGTAAGCTCAACGGTGTTGGCGACTTCATCCAAAATATTTACGGTATCAATCACTTTAAGGCTTCTGGCGAATCAGAGCACGTGTTTCAGGACAGCTACCACAAGGAACTTGCAAAACGCGCCATCGAGGCCGAGGAAAGTCGCTTTGACATCGGCCACGGCACCAGTGATTGCCCCGCGCTGGCCGCAGGTGGTTGGTTCCAGCTCGATCACACCATCAAGTCGGAAAAGGGAAAATACCTACTCACCTCCGTCCGCATCTCGGCCACGGACAGCAACAGTGATGATACCCACTTCAAGAATACCTTCACCTGCATCCCGGATAAGGTAACCCCGCGCCCAGATCCATTCACTAGCACCAAACAAATACATGCACCCCAGGTGGCCGAAGTACTCAGCGTAAAAGCCACGGAGTCGGCGGGTTCTAACGACCCTTATACACAGGTCAAAGTGCGATTTCCCTGGAACTCCAAGCAGAACAGTTGTTGGATACGGGTAATGCAATCATTCTCCGGTAATAACTGGGGTGCGAACTTTGTGCCGCGGGTAGGTCAGGAGGTCGTTATCACCTACATCAACGGCGATATGGAGCGACCGGTGGTAACTGGAGCGGTCTACAACGGTGATAATACCGGACCAGGCTATACAGCTACTCAAAGTGGCTGGAAAACCCAGTATGACTCTAGCAAATTTAACGAGCTCCGCTTTGAAGATAAAAAGGGCAGCGAAGAAATCTATATGGAAGCAGGAAAAGATCACAATTTTCTGGTTCACAATGACCAGTCTGGCAAGATCGATAACAACCAGACGCTGGAAGTCAAGAAAAATCGCACCATTACCATTGCCGAGGGGGATGAGAGCATCACCCTCAGCAAGGGAAATCAGACCACCAAGATAAAGGGCGATCACTCGATCACACTCGATTCCGGCAATCAGGAACTGAAAGTAAAGTCCGGCACTCAGACCATAGACGTGATGGGCGCAATAAAAATATCCTCCAAAACATCGATAGACCTGAAAGTGGGCAGCAACACTATTTCGATCAAGCCTTCGGGAATCGAGATAAAGGGCGTAATGCTGTCCTGTAAAGGCGACGCGACGGCTGAGGTGAAGGCCGGAGCCATGTTGACCCTCAATGGTGGCATAACCAAGATCAACTGA
- the tssF gene encoding type VI secretion system baseplate subunit TssF, translating into MTEKLIDLYERELAFVQQTAGEFARMHPAAAARLQLDTDTVDDPLVARLLSGFAYMNARVQQKLSDDFPELTDAMLETLYPHYLRPIPSCAIIQFEPESDLDGIVHLEKDLVLESESFQGQNCRFTSCYPVDVCPFQVESASLMPRPFIAPGCNDIAGANAVLKLSLKTFNEDVTFGELQPSRLRFFLKGLPSHIYDLYDLILTKCVKLVVATGEGDPNPIFLDADALKQVGLSPDEGLLPYPDSAFLGYRLLTEYFAFPEKFQFIDVDGLAGALSDKYGDSLNLYIYLAESHHELEKQLSPTMFCLGCTPVVNLFDHSADPIPVTHEEYSYHVIPDVRRSDGLEVYSINAVSSTNAGGETTHYRPFYGIQHSDSADGKSAFWYSRRRDVIEGEHRNEQASEVDITLVDLEFNPYDADQQTLGLKLTCTNRNLPKKLPSGNAQPYMSIVDGDAPSKRISCPVPPTATIRPPRRDRAYWRLISHLNLNHLSLSNNGGVDVLKEILRLYDFRNSGSTRNMIESVLQLETRPITAPIQVDGSVVLCRGTEVSIEFDSMMLAGASPLLFSSVIERFLGLYCSINSFTRLIAKLSDRDGELKKWPPRAGDKALV; encoded by the coding sequence ATGACAGAAAAACTGATAGACCTTTATGAGCGCGAACTGGCCTTTGTGCAGCAGACTGCCGGAGAGTTTGCACGGATGCATCCGGCCGCCGCTGCGCGCCTGCAGTTGGATACTGATACGGTAGATGATCCTCTGGTAGCGCGTTTGCTGTCAGGTTTTGCCTATATGAATGCACGGGTGCAACAAAAGCTGAGCGACGATTTCCCGGAACTGACGGACGCGATGCTGGAAACTCTGTATCCACATTACCTCCGCCCTATCCCTTCTTGCGCCATCATCCAGTTTGAGCCCGAATCCGACCTGGATGGAATTGTTCATCTCGAAAAAGATCTTGTGCTTGAATCCGAGAGCTTCCAGGGCCAAAACTGCCGGTTCACCAGTTGTTACCCCGTGGACGTATGCCCGTTTCAGGTCGAGAGTGCGAGCTTGATGCCGAGGCCGTTTATCGCACCGGGTTGCAACGATATCGCAGGGGCCAACGCGGTACTTAAGCTATCGCTGAAGACATTCAATGAGGATGTGACCTTCGGCGAACTCCAGCCAAGCCGCTTGCGTTTCTTCCTCAAAGGGCTGCCGAGCCACATCTATGACCTTTACGACCTGATTCTCACAAAGTGCGTAAAGCTCGTCGTCGCGACGGGCGAAGGGGATCCCAATCCAATATTTCTCGACGCGGATGCCTTGAAGCAGGTGGGTCTAAGCCCGGATGAGGGACTATTACCCTATCCCGACTCCGCATTTCTCGGCTACCGCTTGCTCACCGAGTACTTCGCATTCCCCGAGAAGTTCCAGTTTATCGATGTGGATGGGCTCGCAGGGGCTCTGAGCGATAAGTACGGCGACTCACTTAACCTGTATATCTACCTGGCGGAGTCTCACCACGAGCTGGAAAAACAGCTGTCGCCCACCATGTTCTGTCTGGGCTGCACCCCGGTAGTCAACCTGTTCGATCATAGTGCTGATCCGATCCCGGTCACTCACGAAGAGTACAGCTATCACGTGATTCCCGATGTGCGCCGCAGTGATGGTCTCGAGGTATATTCGATCAATGCGGTCAGTTCGACTAACGCCGGAGGCGAAACCACGCACTACCGTCCTTTCTACGGTATCCAGCATAGTGACTCTGCCGATGGAAAATCCGCATTCTGGTACTCCCGCCGACGTGATGTTATCGAAGGTGAGCACCGCAATGAACAGGCCTCAGAAGTGGACATCACGCTGGTGGACCTGGAATTCAATCCATACGACGCCGACCAGCAGACCCTGGGGCTGAAGCTGACCTGCACCAATCGTAATTTGCCGAAAAAATTACCATCAGGTAATGCTCAGCCTTACATGTCCATCGTCGACGGCGATGCGCCGTCCAAGCGGATCAGTTGTCCGGTTCCTCCTACCGCCACTATTCGGCCGCCTCGACGCGACCGGGCCTACTGGAGATTGATTTCACACCTGAACCTTAACCACCTATCCCTCAGTAACAATGGCGGTGTTGATGTGCTGAAAGAAATACTACGGCTGTACGATTTCCGTAATTCTGGCAGTACTCGCAACATGATTGAGTCAGTGCTTCAGCTCGAAACCCGTCCAATTACGGCGCCTATCCAGGTAGATGGCAGCGTGGTCTTATGTCGGGGTACCGAGGTAAGCATCGAATTTGATTCGATGATGCTTGCGGGTGCGTCCCCCTTGCTGTTTTCTAGCGTGATCGAGCGCTTTCTCGGGCTCTATTGTTCAATAAACTCCTTTACCAGACTGATCGCCAAGTTGAGCGATCGAGATGGGGAACTAAAGAAATGGCCTCCACGCGCCGGCGACAAAGCGTTAGTGTAA
- a CDS encoding PAAR domain-containing protein, with protein MGKPASRITDMHVCPMTTGTVPHVGGPILSPGGPTVLIGNLPAATVGSACTCVGPPDTVAMGSTTALIQSKPAARMGDSTAHGGKIVVGCPTVLIGG; from the coding sequence ATGGGAAAGCCCGCATCACGAATAACCGACATGCATGTATGTCCAATGACCACGGGTACAGTACCGCATGTGGGTGGACCAATACTCTCTCCGGGCGGTCCCACTGTGCTCATTGGCAACCTGCCAGCGGCCACGGTCGGTAGTGCCTGTACTTGCGTCGGCCCACCCGATACCGTAGCCATGGGTAGCACGACGGCACTCATTCAGAGCAAGCCTGCGGCGCGGATGGGGGACTCTACCGCACACGGAGGGAAAATTGTGGTGGGTTGTCCGACCGTACTGATTGGAGGCTAG
- the tssG gene encoding type VI secretion system baseplate subunit TssG, translating into MASTRRRQSVSVIQKLCAEPYRFEFFQAVRNLEHAVLIDKNGEDSDDAVVSNVFAREPLAGGAPPVRETVRFKAQSSLSFVAADVIRIEERKLTAPVSDQRWMNNERNEGPRDSLNTEESDPEKQWSMEVGFCGLVGSQGVMPYYLTEVLHRELREKSTALRDFLDIFHHRNISLFYRAWQKYRLPVNYESAKRRKARDPDLFSQALASIAGLGTSELQYRMPIPDDVLYGMAGHLGRQQCSAAALESMVRQYFGLKVTIEQFQGQWDDLPEDVLTRLPGPQYPLGVNNRLGTDTILGTQCFQAQNKFRLLIEPLDYSDHMAIAPGSEKLEALKSFIQLSAGIEMDFEISATLNTNQVSPVQLTGDDSLQPLLGWNTHMAGDQDQDEQVVVSLSADQMSPEEALPAA; encoded by the coding sequence ATGGCCTCCACGCGCCGGCGACAAAGCGTTAGTGTAATCCAGAAGCTGTGTGCGGAGCCTTATCGCTTTGAGTTCTTTCAGGCGGTACGGAATCTGGAACACGCGGTTCTTATTGATAAAAATGGCGAAGATTCGGACGATGCGGTGGTGAGTAATGTATTTGCTCGCGAACCGTTGGCCGGTGGTGCGCCGCCGGTGCGGGAGACGGTGCGCTTCAAGGCGCAGTCTTCATTGTCGTTTGTTGCCGCGGATGTAATCCGAATTGAAGAACGTAAACTCACTGCCCCAGTTTCCGATCAGCGGTGGATGAATAATGAGCGCAATGAGGGTCCTCGGGATTCGCTGAATACGGAAGAATCCGATCCGGAAAAACAGTGGAGTATGGAAGTCGGATTCTGTGGGCTCGTCGGGAGTCAGGGTGTCATGCCCTACTATTTGACGGAGGTGCTACACCGTGAGCTTCGCGAAAAGAGCACAGCGCTGCGAGACTTTCTGGATATTTTTCATCACCGCAATATCTCTTTGTTTTACCGCGCTTGGCAAAAATACCGGCTGCCGGTCAATTATGAATCGGCGAAACGGCGCAAGGCCAGAGACCCAGATTTATTCAGTCAGGCGCTCGCATCCATCGCTGGACTGGGTACGAGTGAGCTTCAATACCGGATGCCCATCCCGGACGATGTGCTTTACGGCATGGCGGGCCATCTTGGTCGGCAACAGTGCTCCGCAGCGGCACTGGAAAGTATGGTTCGGCAGTATTTTGGGCTGAAGGTTACGATCGAGCAGTTTCAGGGGCAGTGGGATGATCTTCCCGAAGATGTGCTAACCAGACTACCCGGACCACAGTATCCGCTCGGTGTGAACAATCGCCTTGGTACGGACACGATTCTCGGAACCCAGTGCTTCCAGGCCCAGAATAAATTTCGCCTGTTAATCGAGCCACTGGATTATTCGGATCATATGGCCATTGCTCCGGGTTCGGAAAAACTGGAAGCGCTGAAGTCATTTATCCAGTTGAGTGCGGGTATTGAAATGGATTTCGAAATTTCAGCCACTTTGAATACCAATCAGGTATCGCCAGTGCAGCTCACGGGAGATGACAGCCTCCAGCCCCTGTTGGGATGGAATACGCATATGGCCGGGGATCAGGATCAGGATGAGCAGGTGGTGGTTAGCTTGAGTGCCGACCAGATGTCTCCAGAAGAGGCGTTGCCTGCAGCATAA
- the tssH gene encoding type VI secretion system ATPase TssH: MINVDLKRLVDTMTPVMRESLEGAAGLCLAQSQYNVELEHWLLKLLDQSDSDFYHLLNKHDVNPSNLAKQLAGAIARFKSGSSRPAALSPSIVEATKNCWILASIDFGHTAVSSGHLLSALLLEEASRRQLLESCPELKSIAPESIRETARAMFGHSGESSALGGTVHTADGAPVAVAASKAPALDKYTVNLTQRAREGEIDPVLGRDEEIRQCIDILTRRRQNNPILTGEAGVGKTAVVEGFALRIASGDVPAPLRDVTVRTLDLGLLQAGASVKGEFENRLKSVIEEVRASASPIILFIDEAHTMIGAGGKEGQGDAANLLKPALARGELRTIAATTWAEYKKYFERDPALTRRFQVVKVEEPDEQKAVDMMRGIAPSLEFHHKVRILDEAVVASVQLSNRYIPGRQLPDKSVSLLDTACARVALSQSSTPGAIEDIQRIVASSTRTIEKLRRENAATGVHEDVIQQLQLEQQEAQQKLDCLQSQLQREQELIAEIRTLRDRIDEAYSSQLSESAETVDASALGDFKQQLQTLTVQLRQIQGETPLMQSAVDEQSIAEVIANWTGIPVGKMVSNEIEAVQTLAERLNQRVIGQPHALDAVAQAVRTSRAGLTDPRKPVGVFLFCGTSGVGKTETALALAEELFGGEQSITTINMSEFKEEHKVSMLLGSPPGYVGYGEGGVLTEAARRKPYSVILLDEMEKAHPGVQDIFYNLFDKGTIKDGEGRDIDFKNTLIIMTSNAGEDAIRAIFNQVEEKPDPEVLLDNIRPHLLQKFKPAFLGRANVIAYYPLDDENLVDICKINMRRIEKRVREHYGADFSYDDDVLINIVARCQEADTGARNIEVILNRTLLPSLASECLDKMAKGEDVKSIHVGATAESGFTYHVG, translated from the coding sequence ATGATCAACGTAGATCTTAAAAGACTCGTGGACACCATGACACCCGTCATGCGTGAATCGCTAGAGGGCGCAGCGGGCCTTTGCCTGGCACAAAGTCAGTACAATGTTGAGCTGGAGCACTGGCTGCTGAAGCTTCTGGATCAGTCCGATAGCGATTTTTACCATCTACTCAACAAGCACGACGTCAATCCGTCGAATCTTGCCAAGCAACTGGCCGGTGCCATCGCCCGCTTCAAATCCGGCAGCAGCCGCCCGGCGGCATTGTCGCCAAGCATTGTCGAGGCTACAAAAAACTGCTGGATACTTGCATCCATTGATTTCGGACACACCGCGGTGAGTTCTGGGCATCTCCTGTCTGCGCTGTTGCTGGAAGAAGCCTCTCGTCGTCAGCTTTTGGAATCTTGCCCGGAACTGAAAAGCATCGCTCCCGAGTCGATTCGTGAAACCGCGCGTGCCATGTTTGGTCACAGTGGGGAGTCGAGCGCGTTAGGGGGCACGGTGCACACTGCTGATGGCGCCCCGGTGGCAGTCGCCGCGAGCAAGGCGCCAGCATTGGACAAATATACCGTTAACCTGACACAGCGGGCTCGTGAAGGAGAGATCGACCCAGTACTGGGGCGCGATGAGGAAATTCGCCAGTGCATCGATATTCTCACTCGTCGCCGTCAGAACAACCCGATTCTCACCGGTGAAGCGGGCGTGGGGAAAACCGCAGTAGTCGAAGGCTTCGCACTGCGTATCGCCAGCGGCGATGTTCCGGCGCCACTCCGCGATGTCACTGTGCGAACCCTGGATCTGGGCCTACTGCAAGCTGGCGCCAGTGTAAAAGGCGAGTTTGAAAATCGTCTGAAGTCCGTGATTGAAGAGGTGAGAGCGTCGGCCTCACCGATTATCCTGTTTATCGACGAAGCCCATACCATGATTGGCGCAGGTGGTAAGGAAGGGCAGGGCGATGCCGCCAACCTGTTGAAGCCTGCACTGGCGCGGGGTGAATTGCGTACCATTGCGGCCACCACCTGGGCGGAGTACAAGAAATACTTTGAGCGGGACCCGGCGCTTACCCGTCGTTTCCAGGTGGTTAAGGTGGAAGAACCTGACGAACAGAAAGCCGTGGATATGATGCGGGGTATCGCCCCCAGCCTGGAGTTCCATCACAAGGTACGCATTCTGGATGAGGCCGTGGTTGCATCTGTCCAGCTTTCTAACCGATATATTCCCGGGAGGCAGCTACCCGACAAATCCGTGAGCCTGCTCGACACGGCATGCGCGCGCGTTGCCTTGAGTCAGTCCTCAACTCCAGGTGCGATTGAGGATATACAGCGCATTGTTGCCAGCAGCACCCGTACCATCGAAAAGCTGCGGCGAGAGAATGCCGCCACTGGTGTCCACGAAGATGTCATTCAGCAGCTGCAGTTGGAGCAGCAGGAAGCACAGCAGAAGCTGGATTGCTTGCAAAGTCAGCTGCAGAGAGAGCAGGAACTGATTGCAGAGATTCGTACTCTGCGCGACCGAATCGACGAGGCCTATTCCTCCCAGCTCTCGGAAAGTGCTGAGACCGTTGATGCGTCGGCGTTGGGGGATTTCAAGCAGCAGTTACAGACCCTCACTGTGCAGTTGCGACAAATCCAGGGAGAAACACCGCTCATGCAGTCGGCGGTAGACGAGCAGTCTATTGCCGAAGTTATCGCCAACTGGACCGGGATTCCGGTCGGCAAAATGGTCAGTAATGAAATCGAGGCGGTTCAGACGCTAGCGGAGCGACTCAATCAGCGGGTCATCGGCCAGCCTCACGCGCTGGATGCCGTAGCGCAGGCAGTGCGCACTTCCCGTGCTGGCCTCACTGACCCGCGCAAACCCGTGGGTGTGTTCCTATTCTGTGGTACCAGCGGTGTGGGTAAAACTGAGACGGCGTTGGCCTTGGCGGAAGAACTGTTCGGGGGGGAGCAGAGTATCACCACCATCAATATGTCCGAGTTCAAAGAGGAGCATAAAGTCTCCATGCTGCTTGGTTCGCCCCCTGGCTATGTGGGTTATGGAGAAGGCGGAGTGTTGACCGAGGCCGCACGACGCAAGCCATATTCGGTAATACTCTTGGATGAAATGGAAAAGGCACATCCCGGCGTACAGGATATTTTTTACAACCTGTTTGACAAGGGTACGATCAAGGATGGTGAAGGCCGCGACATCGACTTTAAGAATACGCTGATCATCATGACATCTAATGCGGGTGAGGATGCAATTCGCGCGATCTTTAATCAGGTTGAGGAAAAGCCGGATCCCGAGGTGCTGCTGGACAATATCCGCCCGCACCTTTTGCAAAAATTCAAGCCAGCGTTTCTCGGTCGCGCCAATGTGATTGCCTATTATCCTCTGGATGATGAAAACCTGGTCGATATATGCAAGATCAATATGCGCCGTATCGAAAAGCGCGTGCGCGAGCACTATGGAGCAGACTTCAGTTATGACGACGATGTTCTCATCAATATCGTTGCCCGCTGCCAGGAGGCCGATACCGGCGCCCGCAATATCGAAGTTATCCTGAATCGCACCCTGTTACCCTCTCTGGCAAGCGAGTGCCTGGACAAGATGGCGAAAGGGGAGGATGTGAAAAGCATTCATGTGGGAGCCACTGCCGAGAGCGGTTTTACCTATCACGTTGGCTGA
- a CDS encoding type VI secretion system tube protein Hcp, which yields MAIYMNFNSKAPAGNVTAKGYEDWIEVDSFNFGVGRGISMEAGAVANREASRPSLSEVTVTKRIDAASGGLFKASVTGDEGVKVEIHVVQTGANSVEKFAVYNLEDVIISSYSISASAGGAPQEAISLSFSKIEADLNHADKTNKNPKNMRVGYDLSTAAPL from the coding sequence ATGGCTATTTACATGAACTTCAACAGCAAGGCGCCCGCTGGCAACGTAACCGCCAAGGGCTATGAAGACTGGATTGAAGTTGACAGCTTTAACTTCGGCGTAGGTCGCGGCATCAGCATGGAAGCAGGCGCGGTTGCCAACCGCGAAGCTTCTCGCCCGAGCCTCAGTGAAGTTACCGTCACCAAGCGTATCGATGCAGCTTCTGGCGGTCTGTTCAAGGCTTCTGTCACTGGTGACGAAGGCGTCAAAGTTGAAATCCACGTTGTACAAACTGGTGCCAACTCCGTTGAAAAATTTGCAGTCTACAATCTGGAAGATGTCATCATCTCTTCCTACAGTATTTCTGCTTCTGCCGGCGGCGCACCTCAGGAGGCCATCTCCCTGAGCTTCTCCAAAATCGAAGCCGACCTCAACCACGCAGATAAAACCAACAAGAATCCGAAAAACATGCGTGTCGGATACGACCTGTCCACCGCGGCTCCGCTGTAA